A DNA window from Porites lutea chromosome 6, jaPorLute2.1, whole genome shotgun sequence contains the following coding sequences:
- the LOC140941354 gene encoding TNF receptor-associated factor 6-like encodes MTRSFRREEQAAFAREASLDPSPVSLFTRELLSHYDEPRSEGYDEYFDPPLESKYECPICLLGLREPVQTSCGHRFCKGCILRSIRDAGPKCPVDNERLNESQLYPDNFAKREMLSHDVFCRLKKQHGCPWKGPLSKLEDHISVCEFVELDCPKECGRKLKRKDLQKHVEEECPNRTVPCRYCQKQVKWNGLEEHFQVCPKFPQACEKCGQENIPRDMIEEHWEKECPNTEIKCPFHIVGCTYEGLRANVNKHIIEQLTGHLTDMSQKIVALSTSRETEPQTQRTAPRRTRGDLGARPQEQAAQEVYLSELSTQTHNHQGEIDELRHRITNTDNNVHHLERRLEEIRMRQERPIQELTMRFNRYEAKLLEYEGRVCNGSYIWRIENYRQCRQDAINGVMTAIHSPAFYTSLYGYKLCMRINLNGVDSGVGKHVALFVHMMQGDYDTILEWPFTGRIALSILDQSDASEFRHHISETLVAKPNLLAFQRPTAPRNYKGYGYVEFAPIEQIREGQYVKNNTMLVRIQIFH; translated from the exons ATGACCCGTTCTTTTCGTCGCGAAGAACAGGCTGCCTTTGCCCGAGAAGCTTCGCTCGACCCAAGTCCTGTGAGTTTATTTACGAGAGAACTCTTGTCACATTACGATGAACCAAGATCCGAAGGATATGATGAATACTTCGATCCGCCACTTGAAAGTAAATACGAATGTCCAATTTGTCTTCTTGGCCTGAGAGAACCGGTGCAGACGAGCTGCGGACACAGATTCTGCAAAGGATGCATTTTGCGTTCCATAAG GGATGCTGGGCCCAAGTGCCCTGTGGATAATGAACGTTTAAATGAGTCGCAG CTTTATCCAGATAATTTTGCTAAGAGGGAAATGCTGTCTCATGATGTTTTTTGCCGACTAAAGAAACAACATGGTTGTCCTTGGAAAGGGCCCCTTAGCAAGTTAGAG GACCACATAAGCGTGTGTGAATTTGTTGAGTTGGATTGCCCAAAGGAGTGTGGAAGGAAACTCAAAAGGAAAGACCTTCAAAAGCATGTAGAAGAAGAGTGTCCCAACAGGACTGTACCATGTCGATACTGTCAGAAGCAAGTGAAGTGGAATGGGCTAGAG gaacattttcaagtttgccCCAAATTTCCGCAGGCTTGTGAAAAATGTGGACAAGAAAACATACCAAGAGATATG ATCGAGGAACATTGGGAAAAAGAGTGTCCTAACACAGAGATTAAATGCCCCTTTCACATTGTTGGATGCACGTATGAG GGTTTGCGAGCAAATGTCAACAAACACATCATTGAGCAGCTGACTGGTCACTTGACTGATATGTCACAGAAAATTGTTGCTTTATCTACGTCCCGTGAAACAGAACCACAGACTCAACGAACTGCTCCAAGACGCACTCGAGGTGATTTGGGAGCCCGCCCTCAAGAACAGGCTGCCCAAGAAGTCTATTTGAGTGAATTGTCAACACAGACACACAATCACCAGGGTGAGATAGATGAACTGAGACATAGGATCACCAATACTGACAACAATGTACATCATTTGGAGCGTCGGCTGGAAGAAATTCGTATGCGGCAGGAAAGACCAATACAAGAACTCACAATGCG ATTTAACCGCTATGAAGCCAAGTTGTTGGAGTATGAAGGGCGTGTCTGTAACGGTTCGTATATCTGGAGAATCGAAAACTATCGCCAGTGTCGGCAAGATGCCATCAATGGAGTCATGACTGCAATACACAGCCCTGCTTTCTATACCAGCCTGTATGGATATAAATTATGCATGAGGATCAATTTAAACGGTGTTGACAGTGGCGTGGGAAAACACGTGGCTTTGTTCGTTCACATGATGCAGGGAGATTATGATACGATACTGGAGTGGCCCTTTACAGGAAGAATTGCGCTTTCCATCTTGGATCAGTCTGATGCGTCGGAGTTTCGTCACCATATCAGCGAAACGCTGGTGGCAAAACCCAATTTACTGGCATTCCAGAGGCCCACAGCACCGCGCAACTATAAGGGGTACGGCTATGTAGAGTTCGCTCCCATCGAGCAGATTCGCGAAGGGCAATACGTTAAAAATAATACCATGCTGGTGCGCATTCAGATTTTTCATTAG